A single genomic interval of Candidatus Methylomirabilota bacterium harbors:
- a CDS encoding gamma-glutamyl-gamma-aminobutyrate hydrolase family protein, with product MSRAPLIALTTSVTPDDDPGSTPPRAHLNRAYVLAVQRAGGVPVLLPPYLDPPALQALWDRLDGLVLTGGGDIDPEWFGQRRHPKAEAVSQARDELEIEATRRALHQGLPVLAICRGAQVLNVALGGSLHQHVPDAYPTSPIDHAQREPRQQATHEVKVMVEGTQIGAILGAGDLKVNSFHHQAIDRLGRGLRDVAWAPDGVIEAVEGEDGGGFVVGVQWHPEDLVDHDPAARSLFSALISAARR from the coding sequence ATGTCTCGCGCGCCGTTGATCGCCCTGACCACGTCCGTCACGCCGGACGACGATCCCGGGTCCACGCCCCCACGGGCTCACCTGAACCGCGCGTACGTCCTGGCCGTGCAACGGGCGGGTGGCGTGCCCGTGCTCCTGCCGCCGTACCTGGATCCCCCCGCCCTCCAGGCGCTGTGGGACCGGCTGGATGGCCTCGTCCTCACCGGCGGCGGGGACATCGACCCCGAATGGTTCGGCCAGCGAAGGCACCCCAAGGCCGAGGCGGTGTCGCAAGCGCGCGACGAGCTTGAGATCGAGGCGACCCGACGGGCACTGCACCAAGGGCTCCCCGTCCTGGCCATCTGCCGCGGCGCGCAGGTCCTCAACGTCGCGCTGGGAGGGTCCCTGCACCAGCACGTTCCCGACGCCTACCCGACGAGCCCGATCGACCATGCCCAGCGTGAGCCGCGGCAGCAGGCGACCCACGAGGTCAAGGTGATGGTGGAGGGGACGCAGATAGGAGCGATCCTGGGCGCCGGTGACCTCAAGGTCAACAGCTTTCACCACCAGGCCATCGATCGCCTGGGGCGCGGTTTGCGGGACGTGGCCTGGGCCCCGGATGGCGTCATCGAAGCCGTCGAGGGAGAGGACGGCGGCGGGTTCGTCGTTGGTGTCCAGTGGCATCCGGAAGACCTCGTGGATCACGACCCGGCCGCCCGTAGCCTCTTCAGCGCCCTCATCAGCGCCGCCCGTCGATAG
- a CDS encoding acyl-CoA dehydrogenase family protein, which yields MDLTLNSEQEAFRTRVRAWLKANIPAEWQSRLAASADVPRPEAYDLLRGWQRRLYEAGFIGLTWPKEYGGQGLTFLEEMILHQEMALAKAPPILNILGVGMAGPTIFAYGTEAQKQRYPAKILSCEEIWCQGYSEPNAGSDLASLQTRAVKDGEYWVINGQKVWTSLAHVADWMMLLARTDPDAPRHKGITYFLLDMHAPGVTVRPLRQITGDPEFNEVFFDNVRVHESQILGGLNNGWTVGLTTLMYERLALGFGLQVRLRIALDGLVELARRMEKDGRVITKDPVMRQKIAQVWIETECLKYTGARAITRLLRGEIPGPEASTGKMIWVETHQRLQDLAMEIQGPYGQLARGSDWSVEGGLWQYTFLRSRANSIEGGTTEVQKNIIGERLLGLPKG from the coding sequence TTGGATCTCACGCTGAATTCGGAGCAGGAGGCGTTCCGCACCCGCGTCCGAGCATGGCTCAAGGCGAACATCCCCGCCGAGTGGCAGTCGCGCCTGGCGGCCAGCGCCGACGTCCCGCGCCCCGAGGCATACGACCTGCTGCGTGGCTGGCAACGCCGGCTGTACGAGGCCGGGTTCATCGGGCTGACCTGGCCCAAGGAGTACGGGGGGCAGGGCCTGACCTTTCTCGAGGAGATGATCCTGCACCAGGAGATGGCGCTGGCCAAGGCGCCGCCGATTCTCAACATCCTCGGGGTCGGCATGGCTGGCCCCACGATCTTCGCGTACGGGACCGAGGCCCAGAAACAGCGCTACCCGGCGAAGATCCTGTCCTGCGAGGAAATCTGGTGTCAGGGCTATTCCGAGCCCAATGCGGGCTCGGACCTGGCGTCGCTGCAGACGCGGGCCGTCAAGGACGGGGAGTACTGGGTGATCAACGGGCAGAAGGTGTGGACCTCGCTCGCCCACGTCGCCGACTGGATGATGCTCCTGGCCCGCACCGATCCTGACGCGCCCAGGCACAAGGGCATCACGTACTTCCTGCTCGACATGCACGCGCCCGGCGTGACGGTGCGCCCGCTCCGCCAGATCACCGGCGATCCCGAGTTCAACGAGGTCTTCTTCGACAACGTCCGCGTCCACGAGTCCCAGATCCTGGGCGGGCTGAACAACGGCTGGACGGTGGGGCTCACCACGCTGATGTACGAGCGCCTGGCCCTGGGCTTCGGCCTGCAGGTACGCCTGCGCATCGCGCTCGACGGCCTGGTCGAGCTGGCCCGGCGCATGGAGAAGGATGGCCGTGTCATCACCAAGGATCCCGTGATGCGGCAGAAGATCGCCCAGGTGTGGATCGAGACCGAATGCTTGAAGTACACGGGCGCCCGGGCCATCACCCGCCTGCTGCGCGGTGAGATCCCGGGACCGGAAGCCTCGACCGGCAAGATGATCTGGGTCGAGACCCACCAGCGGCTGCAAGACCTGGCCATGGAGATCCAGGGGCCCTACGGTCAGCTCGCTCGCGGCTCGGACTGGTCGGTCGAGGGCGGGCTCTGGCAGTATACGTTCCTCCGCTCGCGCGCGAACTCCATCGAGGGCGGCACGACGGAGGTGCAGAAGAACATCATCGGCGAGCGGCTCCTGGGCCTGCCCAAGGGTTAA
- a CDS encoding family 1 encapsulin nanocompartment shell protein codes for MTMADFLQRRKGAPVSERVWEEVDAAVRKAAIHVLAGRRVADFDGPKGWDYVAASLGTLRPAPGLRPRGSARAFHPDVALLTEIRADFSISWSEVETFERGAPVLETAAAEAAARDVAETEDQIVFYGDNNGGGFLTSGKSPRLTLGDWNEPGRAVADLIGAADTLDRSGIAGPYIAVLEPGRFNEFWQAQASGCGYPASEQVKERIQAVHRSSVLRGGAVFSGRGDDFVITVGGDLSVGYRWHDVDALHLFCVESIAAQVLTPDAVCVLSA; via the coding sequence ATGACGATGGCGGACTTTCTGCAGCGCCGCAAAGGGGCACCCGTTTCCGAGCGGGTCTGGGAGGAGGTCGACGCCGCGGTCCGTAAAGCCGCGATCCACGTTCTGGCCGGGCGAAGAGTCGCCGACTTCGACGGCCCCAAGGGCTGGGACTATGTCGCCGCCAGCCTGGGCACGCTGCGACCGGCTCCCGGGCTGCGGCCCCGGGGGAGCGCGCGGGCATTTCACCCGGACGTGGCGCTGCTTACCGAAATCCGGGCCGATTTTTCCATCTCGTGGTCGGAGGTGGAGACCTTCGAGCGCGGAGCGCCCGTCCTGGAGACGGCGGCGGCCGAGGCCGCCGCTCGCGACGTGGCCGAGACCGAAGACCAGATCGTCTTCTACGGCGACAACAACGGTGGCGGGTTTCTCACGTCCGGCAAGTCGCCCCGCCTGACGCTGGGCGACTGGAACGAGCCGGGCCGGGCCGTGGCCGATCTCATCGGGGCGGCCGACACCCTCGATCGCAGCGGCATCGCGGGTCCGTATATCGCGGTGCTCGAGCCCGGACGCTTCAACGAGTTCTGGCAGGCTCAGGCCAGCGGGTGTGGTTACCCGGCCAGCGAACAGGTCAAGGAGCGGATCCAGGCCGTGCACCGCTCCTCGGTGCTCCGCGGCGGGGCGGTCTTCTCGGGCCGGGGCGACGATTTCGTCATCACCGTCGGCGGCGACCTGAGCGTCGGCTACCGCTGGCACGACGTCGACGCCTTGCACCTCTTTTGTGTCGAATCCATCGCCGCCCAGGTGCTGACGCCCGACGCGGTCTGCGTGCTCAGCGCCTGA
- a CDS encoding branched-chain amino acid ABC transporter permease — protein sequence MLLVLEQALNGLQYGVTLFLMAAGLTLVFGIMNLVNLAHGSLYMVGAYLATTFYQWTGSFLAGVALALAATLGLGILLEIVALRTLYERDHLDQVLATFGLILFFNELVAILWGRAALYTSLPAWLGGHVPVLPGVRYPVYRAVVIVVGLAVAVLLWGLVARTRLGMLIRAGASNRTMVAALGVNIRLLYTLVFGLGAALAGLAGLMAGPIYAVQPGMGEQILIQVFVVIVIGGIGSIRGALVAAIIVGMVDTLGRAFLKPTLATFLSPSAADSAGPALASMLIYLLMAVVLLFRPQGLFPVRAR from the coding sequence TTGCTGCTGGTGCTGGAGCAGGCGCTGAACGGCTTGCAGTACGGCGTGACGCTCTTCCTCATGGCCGCCGGCCTCACCCTCGTGTTCGGCATCATGAACCTGGTCAACCTGGCCCACGGCTCCCTGTACATGGTGGGGGCTTATCTGGCCACGACCTTCTACCAGTGGACCGGCTCCTTCCTGGCCGGCGTGGCGCTGGCCCTGGCCGCCACGCTCGGGCTGGGCATCCTGCTGGAGATCGTCGCGCTGCGCACGCTCTACGAGCGCGACCACCTGGACCAGGTGCTGGCCACCTTCGGGCTCATCCTGTTCTTCAACGAGCTGGTGGCCATCCTGTGGGGGCGCGCGGCCCTCTACACGAGTCTGCCCGCCTGGCTCGGTGGTCACGTGCCGGTACTTCCGGGTGTGCGCTATCCCGTCTACCGCGCCGTGGTGATCGTGGTGGGGCTGGCGGTAGCCGTGCTGCTCTGGGGACTCGTGGCGCGCACGCGCCTGGGCATGCTCATTCGGGCCGGCGCCAGCAATCGGACCATGGTGGCCGCGCTCGGCGTCAACATCCGGCTGCTCTACACGCTGGTCTTCGGCCTGGGCGCAGCCCTGGCCGGTCTGGCCGGGCTCATGGCCGGTCCCATCTACGCCGTCCAGCCCGGGATGGGCGAGCAGATCCTCATCCAGGTCTTCGTGGTCATCGTCATCGGCGGCATCGGCTCGATCCGCGGCGCCCTGGTGGCCGCGATCATCGTGGGAATGGTGGACACACTCGGCCGAGCCTTCTTGAAGCCGACCCTGGCCACGTTCCTGTCACCGAGCGCCGCTGACAGCGCGGGCCCGGCGCTGGCCTCCATGCTCATCTACCTCTTGATGGCTGTCGTGCTTCTCTTCCGGCCGCAAGGGCTGTTCCCGGTGCGCGCCCGGTAG
- a CDS encoding acyl-CoA dehydrogenase: MNFGFSDEQELLRATARKFLENECTSAFVRKRMEEAAGTTDDFWSKLAEQGWLGLVYPEQYGGSGLGFVDLTVLMEEMGRVVMPGPYLSTVLLGGLTILESGSAEQKAAWLPRIAAGQAKAALAWTEPNARWDAAGVTVAAKPLGDEWVLNGTKLFVLDAHLADVLVVVARTADGKQPEHGVSLFLVPKGTAGLEVKLLPTMDQTRKLCEVTFRDVRVPGAALLGSRDAGWSPLSRVIDRATVALCAEMCGGAQRVLDMTVDYAKVRVAFGRPIGSYQGVKHKAADMLVDVENAKSLTYYAAWAVDENVPEAPLAASMAKAYCSDAFRKAAGTGIQLHGGIGFTWEHDLHLYFKRAKSSEFAFGDATYHRERVAQLINL, from the coding sequence ATGAATTTCGGGTTCAGCGACGAGCAGGAGCTGCTCCGGGCCACCGCTCGCAAGTTCCTCGAGAACGAGTGCACCTCGGCCTTCGTGCGCAAGCGCATGGAGGAGGCGGCGGGGACCACTGACGACTTCTGGTCCAAGCTGGCCGAGCAGGGGTGGCTGGGGCTCGTCTATCCCGAGCAGTACGGCGGCAGCGGGCTGGGCTTCGTGGATCTCACGGTGCTGATGGAGGAGATGGGGCGGGTCGTGATGCCGGGGCCGTATCTGTCCACGGTGCTCCTCGGGGGGTTGACCATCCTGGAATCGGGCTCGGCCGAGCAGAAGGCGGCCTGGCTCCCCCGAATCGCCGCAGGTCAGGCCAAGGCGGCGCTGGCCTGGACCGAGCCCAACGCCCGCTGGGACGCCGCCGGAGTCACCGTAGCGGCCAAGCCGCTCGGCGACGAGTGGGTGTTGAACGGCACCAAGCTCTTCGTGCTCGACGCCCACCTGGCCGACGTTCTGGTCGTCGTCGCCCGCACGGCCGACGGCAAGCAGCCCGAGCACGGGGTGAGCCTTTTCCTGGTGCCGAAGGGGACGGCGGGGCTGGAGGTGAAGCTGCTGCCGACCATGGACCAGACCCGAAAGCTGTGCGAGGTGACGTTTCGCGACGTGCGGGTGCCCGGCGCCGCGCTCCTCGGCTCGCGCGACGCGGGCTGGAGCCCGCTCAGTCGCGTCATCGACCGGGCCACGGTGGCGCTGTGCGCCGAGATGTGCGGCGGCGCCCAACGGGTGCTGGACATGACCGTGGACTATGCGAAAGTCCGGGTCGCCTTCGGGCGTCCGATCGGCTCGTACCAGGGGGTGAAACACAAGGCCGCCGACATGCTGGTCGATGTCGAGAACGCCAAGTCGCTCACCTACTACGCGGCCTGGGCGGTGGACGAGAACGTGCCCGAAGCCCCGCTGGCGGCCTCGATGGCCAAGGCCTACTGCTCGGACGCCTTCCGGAAGGCGGCCGGCACCGGCATCCAGCTGCACGGCGGCATCGGCTTCACCTGGGAGCACGACCTGCACCTCTATTTCAAGCGGGCGAAGTCCTCCGAGTTCGCCTTCGGGGACGCCACGTACCACAGGGAGCGGGTCGCGCAGCTGATCAACCTGTAG
- a CDS encoding branched-chain amino acid ABC transporter permease, with translation MALSPRTLAVSACVIALGLVPLAAAVLDEPFYIDLFRRIMIFAIAALSLDLVLGYGGMVSFGHAAYLGVGAYAVGVLAYHGVDNGYLQWAVAILASALIALVIGAVSIRTSGVYFIMITLAFTQMLYYLGISIEEYGGDDGMRLATLSQFAGVIDLGDATAFYYLVLGILALFLLLGHRIVNARFGMVIRAARSNEGRALAIGFSPYRYKLAAFVIAGAMGGVAGALLVNHTAYLTPEFMHWTRSGEIMFMVILGGMGTLIGPVVGALVLLLLEDMLSAWTVHWQIILGPFLVLVVLFAKRGLVGLLPDGAGRG, from the coding sequence ATGGCGCTCTCGCCTCGCACGCTGGCCGTGAGCGCGTGTGTCATCGCCCTCGGCCTGGTCCCGCTCGCCGCCGCCGTCCTGGACGAGCCGTTCTATATCGATCTCTTCCGCCGGATCATGATCTTCGCCATCGCCGCGTTGAGCCTGGATCTCGTCCTCGGCTACGGGGGCATGGTCTCCTTCGGCCACGCCGCCTACCTGGGGGTGGGGGCGTACGCCGTGGGCGTCCTCGCCTATCACGGCGTGGACAACGGCTACCTCCAATGGGCCGTGGCCATCCTGGCCTCCGCGCTGATCGCCCTGGTGATCGGCGCTGTGTCCATCCGGACGAGCGGCGTGTACTTCATCATGATCACCCTGGCCTTCACCCAGATGCTCTACTACCTGGGCATCAGCATCGAAGAGTACGGGGGCGACGACGGCATGCGGCTGGCCACGCTCAGCCAGTTCGCCGGGGTCATCGATCTCGGCGACGCCACCGCTTTCTACTACCTGGTCCTCGGCATCCTGGCGCTGTTCCTGCTGCTGGGCCACCGCATCGTGAACGCGCGGTTCGGGATGGTGATCCGCGCGGCCCGCTCCAACGAGGGCCGCGCGCTGGCCATCGGGTTTTCGCCGTATCGCTACAAGCTGGCGGCCTTCGTCATCGCGGGGGCGATGGGCGGCGTGGCCGGCGCCCTGCTCGTCAACCACACCGCGTATCTGACTCCGGAGTTCATGCACTGGACGCGCTCGGGCGAGATCATGTTCATGGTGATCCTGGGCGGCATGGGTACGTTGATCGGGCCCGTCGTGGGCGCCCTGGTGCTGCTCCTGCTCGAGGACATGCTGTCGGCGTGGACCGTGCACTGGCAGATCATCCTGGGCCCGTTCCTGGTGCTGGTCGTATTGTTCGCCAAGCGAGGTCTGGTCGGCCTGCTGCCCGATGGGGCCGGGCGTGGCTGA
- a CDS encoding ABC transporter ATP-binding protein: MMLAVTGLQAGYGTFQVLFGVNLEVRAGEVVTLLGRNGMGKSTTIRAIMGLLPVRAGEVRFLGQDIHRLPSYRVAQAGVGLVPEGRQIFPNLTVRENLISTAANRQHQPDPWTLEKVFDLFPHLAGRTRIMAGALSGGEQQMLAIGRALMTNPRLLILDEATEGLAPLVRVEIWRCIERLKAAGQSILLVDKNVRVLTRVADTHYIIEKGRIVWSGPSAELAAREDLQRRYLGV, translated from the coding sequence ATGATGCTGGCGGTCACGGGGCTGCAAGCCGGCTACGGCACCTTCCAGGTGCTCTTCGGCGTCAACCTGGAGGTCAGGGCTGGCGAGGTGGTGACGCTGCTCGGCCGCAACGGCATGGGGAAGAGCACCACGATCCGGGCGATCATGGGACTGCTGCCGGTCCGGGCGGGCGAGGTGCGCTTTCTGGGCCAGGACATTCACCGGCTGCCGTCGTATCGGGTGGCCCAGGCCGGCGTTGGTCTGGTGCCCGAGGGGCGCCAGATATTTCCCAACCTCACGGTGAGGGAGAATCTGATCTCCACGGCGGCCAACCGTCAGCACCAGCCGGATCCCTGGACGCTCGAGAAAGTCTTCGATCTGTTCCCGCATCTGGCCGGGCGTACCCGGATCATGGCCGGGGCGCTGTCCGGGGGCGAGCAGCAGATGCTGGCCATCGGCCGTGCGCTCATGACGAACCCGCGTCTGCTGATCCTCGACGAAGCCACCGAGGGCCTCGCCCCGCTGGTGCGGGTCGAGATCTGGCGGTGCATCGAACGCCTGAAGGCCGCCGGCCAGTCGATCCTGCTCGTCGACAAGAACGTGCGGGTGCTGACGCGTGTGGCCGACACGCACTACATCATCGAGAAGGGCCGCATCGTGTGGTCGGGACCGTCGGCGGAGCTGGCGGCCCGGGAAGATCTCCAGCGCCGCTATCTCGGCGTGTAG
- a CDS encoding aldo/keto reductase: MKTRALGRGGLVVSAIGLGPGSATTSFGERDDAEQIATMRRALDLGVNFFDTSDAYSGGRHEQLIGQAIQGRRHEVVLASKFGNLDLPGGKKGYNGRPDYVPRACEASLRRLGVDIIDLYYLHRIDPDVPIEDTVGAMAQLVRAGKVRYLGLSEAGPKSLERANRIHPIAALQTEYSLWARHVEAEILPACRRLGTGFVAYSPLGRGLLTGNIRRLDDIAPHDRRRIHPRFHPRNLERNLELVHALERIGAAHDLTAAQVALAWLLSRGDDVVPIPGTKQRRYVEANAAAVDVALSPEELEQLSEVFRPGAVAGERYPPGYFTTLGA; the protein is encoded by the coding sequence ATGAAGACGCGGGCCCTGGGCCGGGGCGGGTTGGTGGTCTCGGCGATCGGATTGGGTCCCGGCAGCGCCACCACGAGCTTCGGGGAACGGGACGACGCCGAGCAGATCGCGACGATGCGGCGGGCCCTCGATCTGGGTGTCAACTTTTTCGACACCTCGGACGCCTATTCCGGGGGGCGGCACGAGCAGCTCATCGGGCAGGCCATTCAGGGCCGCCGCCACGAGGTCGTCCTCGCCTCGAAGTTCGGCAACCTCGATCTGCCGGGCGGGAAGAAGGGCTACAACGGACGGCCGGACTACGTGCCACGGGCGTGCGAGGCCAGCCTTCGGCGGCTCGGCGTCGACATCATCGATCTCTACTACCTGCACCGCATCGACCCTGACGTGCCGATCGAGGACACTGTTGGCGCCATGGCGCAGCTCGTGCGCGCGGGCAAGGTCCGGTATCTCGGCTTGTCGGAGGCCGGCCCGAAGTCCCTCGAGCGCGCGAACCGGATCCACCCCATCGCCGCCCTGCAGACCGAGTACTCGTTGTGGGCCCGCCACGTGGAAGCTGAAATCCTGCCCGCCTGCCGCCGGCTCGGAACCGGGTTCGTGGCCTACTCGCCGCTCGGCCGCGGGCTGCTCACCGGCAACATCCGCAGGCTGGACGACATCGCGCCGCACGACCGGCGCCGGATCCATCCCCGATTCCATCCCCGGAACCTGGAGCGCAATCTGGAGCTCGTGCACGCGCTGGAGCGGATCGGCGCCGCCCACGATCTCACCGCGGCACAGGTCGCGCTGGCCTGGCTGCTGAGCCGCGGGGACGACGTCGTGCCGATTCCCGGCACCAAGCAGCGGCGTTACGTCGAGGCCAACGCCGCGGCGGTCGACGTGGCGCTCAGTCCCGAAGAGCTGGAGCAGCTGAGCGAGGTGTTTCGCCCCGGTGCCGTCGCCGGCGAGCGCTATCCGCCGGGCTACTTCACGACGCTCGGCGCCTAG
- a CDS encoding ABC transporter substrate-binding protein, whose product MVLRSLIVGLFTAALAVTPVAAAETVKIGFITSLSGPAGIIGKHMKDSVELALDHLGRKVGGLETEVIYGDDQRKPDVGKQLADEMLKKHRVHFVSGIIWSNVMLAVAPTVTQAGTFMIGTNAGPHQLAGKMCHELFFTTSWQNDQTPEAMGKYMSDQKLTDVYAMAPNYAAGKDMIAGFKRYFKGRILEEVYTKLGQQDYQAEISQIRARNPKAVFVFYPGDMGIQFVKQYVQAGLREQTPLYSVYTIDEVTLPALKDVALGIFETRYWSPDLKNEANQKYISDFRKKFGYTPSFYGAQSYDGIMLIDAAVRAVKGDLADKKGMIAAMRKADYRSTRGAYTYNVNHFPVQNFYLLKTVKGAGGAAEMQIQKAVFEKHKDSYYKECGMKW is encoded by the coding sequence ATGGTCCTCCGTAGCCTCATCGTCGGGCTGTTCACCGCCGCCCTGGCCGTCACCCCCGTCGCCGCCGCCGAGACCGTGAAGATCGGGTTCATCACGTCGCTGTCGGGCCCGGCCGGGATCATCGGCAAGCACATGAAGGATTCGGTGGAGCTGGCCCTGGACCACCTCGGCCGCAAGGTCGGTGGGCTGGAGACCGAGGTGATCTATGGGGACGATCAACGCAAGCCCGACGTGGGCAAGCAGCTCGCCGACGAGATGCTCAAGAAGCACCGGGTACACTTCGTCAGCGGGATCATCTGGTCGAACGTCATGCTGGCTGTCGCGCCCACCGTCACGCAGGCCGGGACGTTCATGATCGGCACCAACGCCGGCCCCCACCAGCTGGCCGGCAAGATGTGTCACGAGCTGTTCTTCACGACGTCCTGGCAGAACGACCAGACGCCGGAGGCCATGGGCAAGTACATGTCGGACCAGAAGCTCACCGACGTCTACGCCATGGCCCCCAACTACGCCGCCGGCAAGGACATGATCGCGGGCTTCAAGCGCTATTTCAAAGGCCGGATCCTCGAGGAGGTCTACACCAAGCTCGGCCAGCAGGACTATCAGGCCGAGATCAGCCAGATCCGGGCCAGGAACCCCAAGGCCGTGTTCGTGTTCTATCCGGGCGACATGGGCATCCAGTTCGTGAAGCAGTACGTCCAGGCCGGACTGCGCGAGCAGACCCCCCTCTACTCCGTGTACACGATCGACGAGGTGACGCTGCCGGCCCTGAAGGACGTCGCCCTGGGCATCTTCGAGACGCGATACTGGAGCCCGGACCTCAAGAACGAGGCGAATCAGAAGTACATCAGCGACTTTCGCAAGAAGTTCGGTTACACCCCCTCGTTCTATGGCGCCCAGAGCTACGACGGCATCATGCTGATCGACGCTGCGGTGCGGGCGGTCAAGGGGGACCTGGCCGACAAGAAGGGGATGATCGCGGCCATGCGGAAGGCCGACTACCGGTCGACCCGCGGCGCCTACACGTACAATGTGAACCACTTCCCGGTTCAGAACTTCTACCTGCTCAAGACCGTCAAGGGGGCGGGCGGGGCGGCCGAGATGCAGATCCAGAAGGCCGTCTTCGAGAAACACAAGGATTCCTACTACAAGGAATGCGGGATGAAGTGGTAG
- a CDS encoding MBL fold metallo-hydrolase, whose protein sequence is MPWIDPRFPKTATPSDLVGRVLGLNPGLMTGPGTNTYLVGRRDPILIDTGSGVPEYVPLLEGYLRERGWRQPDRVVLTHRHPDHLGGVGALRERFPGLPVAKMRHRDAVLPEPVDDLRDGAVIETDGVTLVAVHTPGHASDHLCYFLVEERAVFTGDVVLGGSTTVIPPGDGDLLDYLASLRRLQALGVGRIYPAHGPVIEDGPGRLAEYIEHRLLRERQILEALGDGPATIPALVKRIYVDVPVALHGAAAMSVEAHLRKLAREGRAREHRAPDAPSRWESM, encoded by the coding sequence GTGCCCTGGATCGATCCGAGGTTCCCGAAGACAGCTACACCGAGCGACCTGGTCGGCCGCGTGCTGGGCCTCAACCCCGGGCTGATGACCGGGCCGGGCACCAACACGTACCTGGTGGGCCGGCGCGATCCCATCCTCATCGATACCGGCAGCGGCGTCCCCGAGTACGTGCCCCTGCTCGAGGGCTACCTGCGCGAGCGGGGCTGGCGACAGCCCGACCGGGTGGTGCTGACCCACCGGCACCCGGACCATCTCGGCGGCGTCGGCGCCTTGCGCGAGCGCTTCCCCGGCCTGCCGGTCGCAAAGATGCGCCACCGGGATGCCGTCCTCCCCGAGCCCGTCGACGACCTCCGTGATGGCGCCGTCATCGAGACCGACGGCGTGACGCTGGTCGCCGTCCACACCCCCGGCCACGCCTCCGACCATCTCTGCTACTTCCTGGTCGAGGAGCGGGCGGTCTTCACGGGGGACGTGGTCCTGGGGGGCTCGACGACGGTGATCCCGCCGGGCGACGGCGACCTGCTCGATTATCTGGCCTCGCTGCGCCGGCTCCAGGCCCTGGGGGTCGGGCGCATCTACCCGGCCCACGGACCGGTCATCGAGGATGGCCCGGGTCGCCTGGCCGAGTACATCGAGCACCGGCTCCTGCGCGAGCGCCAGATCCTGGAAGCGCTCGGCGACGGGCCGGCCACGATTCCCGCGCTGGTGAAGCGGATCTACGTCGACGTGCCGGTGGCGCTCCACGGGGCCGCCGCCATGTCCGTAGAGGCCCACCTGCGCAAGCTGGCCCGCGAGGGTCGCGCGCGCGAGCACCGGGCCCCCGACGCGCCGTCCCGCTGGGAATCGATGTGA
- a CDS encoding ABC transporter ATP-binding protein: MAEPLLEIRGVIKSFGGLIATNRVDLDVTEGETHALIGPNGAGKTTLIGQLTGEIAPDAGRIRFAGEDVTALSTPARSLRGLARSFQVTSIFRDFTALGNVALAVQAHAGSSFRFWRPVHSDPGLRVPALDILRSVGLVQRADVIAAALAHGEQRQLEIAMALATRPRLLLLDEPMAGMGPEESQRMIAFLRGLKGRYTMLLVEHDMDAVFALADRISVMVYGRLIASGSPEEVRSNSDVRQAYLGADERR; the protein is encoded by the coding sequence GTGGCTGAGCCGCTGCTCGAGATCCGGGGCGTCATCAAGAGCTTCGGCGGGCTCATCGCGACCAACCGGGTCGACCTCGACGTGACGGAGGGGGAGACCCACGCCCTCATCGGGCCCAACGGCGCTGGCAAGACCACCCTCATCGGGCAGCTGACGGGCGAGATCGCGCCCGATGCCGGGCGGATCCGGTTCGCCGGGGAAGACGTGACCGCCCTGTCCACGCCGGCGCGCTCGCTCCGCGGCCTGGCCCGGTCGTTTCAGGTGACGAGCATCTTTCGCGACTTCACGGCGCTGGGCAATGTCGCCCTCGCCGTGCAAGCCCATGCCGGCTCCAGCTTTCGTTTCTGGCGGCCGGTCCACAGTGATCCCGGGCTGCGGGTCCCGGCGCTCGACATCTTGCGCTCGGTGGGCCTGGTCCAACGGGCCGACGTGATCGCCGCTGCCCTGGCCCACGGCGAGCAGCGGCAGCTCGAGATCGCCATGGCCCTGGCGACCCGACCGCGGCTGCTCCTGCTCGACGAGCCGATGGCCGGGATGGGTCCCGAGGAATCGCAGCGCATGATCGCATTCCTCCGCGGCCTCAAAGGCCGCTACACCATGCTGCTGGTGGAGCACGACATGGACGCGGTGTTCGCGCTGGCCGATCGCATCTCGGTGATGGTGTACGGCCGGCTCATCGCCTCGGGCTCACCGGAGGAGGTGCGCTCCAACTCGGACGTCCGTCAGGCCTACCTGGGCGCGGACGAAAGGCGATGA
- a CDS encoding ferritin-like domain-containing protein: MASEGFHEPADSLSPRTRDLHRAIVSLMEELEAIDWYQQRVDATGDAALREILAHNRDEEKEHAAMVLEWLRRQDEGFDRYLRMYLFTDRPVLAIEEAGDGTEPPAPPRITGIGSLRKR; encoded by the coding sequence GTGGCGTCGGAAGGCTTCCACGAACCGGCCGACTCGCTGAGCCCACGCACCCGTGACCTGCATCGGGCTATCGTCAGCTTGATGGAGGAACTGGAGGCAATCGACTGGTACCAGCAGCGAGTCGATGCCACCGGCGACGCCGCGCTTCGCGAGATCCTGGCGCACAACCGCGATGAGGAAAAGGAACACGCCGCGATGGTCCTCGAGTGGCTACGTCGCCAGGACGAGGGCTTCGACCGTTACCTGCGCATGTACCTGTTCACCGACCGACCCGTCCTGGCGATCGAGGAAGCCGGCGACGGCACCGAGCCTCCGGCGCCGCCTCGGATCACGGGGATCGGGTCGTTGAGAAAGCGATGA